GTCGATGTGTCCAAGGGGAAGATTGCCCCGCTGGATGCTTTCCTGAAGCCTAAAAAGGTCGAAAATACCGAAATTAGAGAGAGCAAAGCGGTCGGGAAAGCCGCTCCCCAGGCATCGGAAGAAAAATCAGCCGAAAAGCCGAAAGAAACGACCGAAGAGCTTCCGATAAAGCCCATCTTTGTGAGAAAGCCGAAGGGCATAGTGGTCTACGTCGATTCCCGCGAGCTGAGGAGCGGTGTTCCGAAGCACCTCAGGGAGCTGGGCGCCGAGGTCGAGGTGAGAACCCTCGACGTTGCAGACTACGTTGTGAGCGAAGAGGTGGGCATAGAGCGGAAGAGCGCCAACGACTTCATCCAGTCGATAATTGACGGGAGGCTCTTTGACCAGGTTGAGAGGCTGAAGAGGGCCTACGAGAAGCCGGTAATCATCATTGAGGGGGAGCTGTACGGCATAAGGAACGTCCACCCCAACGCAATACGGGGAGCGATAGCGGCGGTGACCCTTGACTGGGGAGTTCCAATATTGTTCTCATCAGGGCCGGAAGAGACCGCCCAGTTTATCTACCTCATGGCAAAGCGCGAGCAGGAGGAGAGGAAGAAGGAAGTCCGGTTGAGGAGCGAGAAGAAGGCGCTGACTCTAGCGGAGAGGCAGAGGCTCATAGTCGAGGGCCTTCCAAACGTCTCGGCGACGCTGGCTAAGAGGCTTTTAAAGCACTTTGGAAACGTCGAGAGGGTCTTCACGGCAACGGAGGAGGAGCTGAAGGAAGTTGAGGGAATCGGACCAAAGAAGGCGAGGGAGATAAGGAGGGTCATCACAGGCACCCTACGTTGAGGAAGAGGATAAGGCTTAAGTTTTCAAAAATTGTAGTAGAGACCGCCCCCGGGAAACCGCGGGGGATGAGCGCCTCGGCGAGCCGTGATTCCCCTTCGCTCCCCGGGGGCACACTTCAGCCGAACACGGCCCTAACGCCAGTTGCGGCAAATATCAGGAGTTCTATCATCTTGTAGGCCTCTTCCACGCTGTTTGTCTCAAATTCGACAGTCTTGCCGTCTATTCTTCTGACCAAGGGGCAAAGCTCGGCTGCGTCGGCAAAGCCGCTGTTCAGGAAGCGCACCCCTACTTTAACGGGCTTTTCCACGCTCAGGGGCTTTATAGCTCCTTCTTTCCAGCGCTTTACAGCCTCTTTTGTGCCTTTTATGAGGAGCTTATTTATTGCTTCCATTGAGGGGCTGATCGCGGAGTACCTTGAGAAGCTCTCCTTGAGGGGAACACCAACGGTCTTCGGAAGTGCATCTCTCACGTCACTTTCAAGCAGTGCCCTATCACCAGCGACTAGAATGACGGGGACGCCCCATTCTCCGAGCAGGTAAGCGTTCAGAAGGGTCTCGCTGACGGGTCTCCCGTTCACGGTTATCCAGTCTATTGTGGAGCCACTGTAGGTGTGGTCAAAAGTCGCCCTCCCCACTCCACTCCTGGCATGGTAGCCCAAGAAGAGTGCAACGTCGCTCCCCTTACTCCCTGCCACCATGCTCATCGGCCTCGGGAAGCCTCTAACGAGCTTCACAAAGCCGGGCATCTCCTCGGGGATGATGTTCACCATGGGGCCGTGACTGTCGGCGACAACGACTTCCTCAAAGCCAAGCTCGTGGAGTGTCATTGCTGTGATCTTAACAACCTCTGTCGCTATTTTCCTAGCTTCGCCATAGAGCGCCTTCTTTACGCTCAGGTGTTCGGGACTGACGACGTGGGGCAGGCCCTCAAGGTCGAGGGATATGAAAGCTCTCATCGGTACCACCTTTTTTCTGCAAGGATCGGGACAATAAATCCCTTTTGATCGAGGGATAACTACCGGGAATATCCCGCGGGCAACCCAACAACTGCCGCTTATGAAAAAGGTTTTATATGCCTTCCTTCATAAAATAGAGTGGTGATACGTATGCAAATCGTCGAAATAGACATAAAGCTCCCCTACAAGGAGAGGGGGGTCATACTGTCGAAGATCGTTTCCAAGTTTGGTGGCAGGATAAAGGACATACACTTCCACCCGCCCGATCCAAAGGGCATCGGAGAAGTTAGAGTTGAGCTGGAAGTAGAAAACGGAAAGAGCATAATCTCAGAGCTTAAGAGGCTCCTGAAAGGTGGTAGATTCTCCTTCAGGATACTCAGCGAGGCTTGATTTCTGCCTTTCTTATCTCTCCGGTTCAAGTTTTCGAGTTCCGGATTTTTGCCACTAAGCTCAACGGCAGCAGTGACAGCAACGCCAGAACTCCAACTCCACATATACCCTCATTCTTGGACGTTGATGAACTACTGCTTTCAGTCTTCTTGGTCGTGGAGCTGGAGTAATCAGTGTAATTCGTCTCCCTGGGAGTGGAAGTTGTAGAAGATTCAGAAGATTCCACAGTCCAGTTCTCGTGAACCGCCGGACAGGAACAGCAGTGAACGTCCCGGTATTTGACGGGAGCAGGAATAACCGTTACCCCCTCCTCGGACACGTGAATCAGCGGGAGTTCTCTAAGGGTGTTGTTCTCGTAGAGGTATATTGAAACGTTCATCGGTCTCGGAGGGTATTTTTTAGTAAGGTACGGGGGGCTAAATATGAATCTATAATCTCCGCTGTGAAACGTGTAGTTATCCTCCACCCACATGCTCCCGTTGAAATAGGCTATCCCTCTCCCAGGAGGCACGATCAAAAGTCCATCTCCCATGGTTATCGCACAGGAGTCGTTGACCGGCTGAAGTCTTGACTTCAACTCTTCCTCCAAGGGGATTCTGTACTTTGACGAAACGACGATCCAGTCACCCTCAATTTTCAGGGGCAGACACTTCCGGTTCCTGAGAGTGAAGAAATCAAACGGTAGCAAGTTATGCAACCAGGCATCGTAAGGGCTGAACTTGTCCTCAAGGCTCAAGTTCTTCTCGTTCCCAACGGCCACCAACTTAATGGATTCATCCACCCTGTACAGGCTTCTGTTTCCTATGGGATACTCGTAAATCAGAACGTAAGGCATTGAAATGTTAAGATCCCCCTGCTGGGGCACTTCTCCAATCTTCTGGATTGCACCGTTGCAGTAGCGGATTACCGTTAAATGATCAGCGCAGGGAGGATGCTTCATTGGAAAACTCGTGTTGGTGGAGGCTGGAAGGAAAAGATACAGCCAGCCCTTATAAAAAGCCAGGGGTGGCAGCTCGAACCCCGAAAAAGCCATGTAATCAACGTAGTAGGCACCGCTCTCATTGACATAGAAGATGAAATAAGTCCAAAGGTCAATGGGCATGAGAGTTACGGGGTCGTACTCTGTAGTGAGACCGGCTTCTTCGTAATAATCGTATTCGACTCCCACAAGGGCTCCTTTGGAGTCAGCGTAGATCACGAAGGGCTGGAGCGAAATCCCCCAGGGATAGTTGGAGTACTCCTGGGCGGATACATTCTGGAGGGACAAGACAAGAAGAAGGAAAATGGAAAGCGCTCCAGCTGGCTTTAGCTTAGACATAATCGCACACCCCGTTCAGGTATTCCAGGGCTTCCACCCTTACATCATAATAATAGGCCCTTCTTGGAGGCTTTCCTAGAACCTGGACGTAGTCGCAGGCCCTCTGGCGGTACACAGGGTTGTTGAGGACTGCCCCATCGCATTCAAACTCGTAATAGATGTTGTCAACGCCTCTGTAATTGCGGAGGTTCTCTTTGGCATCGTCAACATACATCTTCCACTGTTTTAGTGTGTCACTGTTGGCTGGGAGAAGCTCTCCCTTGTAGTAATTGGGTTGTAGAAACACCCAATCGAAGTAGTATGCGGCGTGGTGGTTGTATGAATCTTTTTTAAATACCCTCTTCCCTTCTATTTCTGATTTAGTAGTATAATGCATGTAAGGTATCCATATGAACTCAAAGCCGGCTTCGTGTATCCTGTTGGCCAGTTCAGAGATCACGGTCTCCCAGGAAGCTCCCACTGCTTTGGCCTCGAACATCATTGGGCACTCGTAATTCCAGTAGAACCCTCTGAGGTTGTAGTCTGAGGAGATTACGAACACATCAATCCATCGCTTCCAGTAGTCCGGTCCCCTTGGAGTGTCCGATCTGTACTTGTAGTAGGGTATCTCAACGTAGTAAGGCATGGTCACGTTCTCGCTCAGAAATTCCGAGAGGGTGTATGCATCTTCTCCGGGGTCACCGGTGTAGATCATGGACTTACCCTCTATGCCCCAACCGGTATCGAGGATAACAAGGCTGTCAATCCCCACTTCCCTCAGCTTCTCCTGCACGGTGCTCATGGTGGTGTCTCCGTGATACTTCATGAGGCTCCTGAAGTCTCTTCCATCCCACTTAAGGTACCACAATCCAAACGTTCTCCCGTATCCCATTTTACAACCTCCAGATGGTCTTCAGAATTACATACACAAATTGAACTTATAACGTTTTCTATTCTGATTTTGCATACACTTCTAAATAGTAAGCAAAACTTGAAAATGCCAAGGGAAGAAAAGGGCTATCCCTTAACGCCCCTGTTCAGCTCTTCCAGCTTTTCTCTGGCTTTTTCAACGGAGCCTGCCTTCTCTATTGCGGTCCCCGTGACAATAATATCGGCTCCAGCCTTTACGGCAGCCCTCGCCTGCTCCTCCGTTCTGATACCGCCGCCCACTATCAGTGGAACATCAATAACGCGCTTCACAAGGCCTATCATCTCGGGCGGAACTGGCTGAGGTGCACCGCTTCCCGCTTCGAGGTAGACGAGTCTCATCCCGAGGTACTGGCCGGCTAAAGCGTAGGCTGCTGCTATTTTCGGCTTGTGCCTTGGGATGGGCTTTGCGTCCCCGACCCAGCCCACGGTTTCTCCCGGCTCAATGATCAGATAGGCCATCGGGATCGGCTCTATGCCGTATCGCTTGACCTGAAAAGCTCCCAGCGCCTGGGCTCCCGTTATGAAGAACGGGTTCCGCGAGTTGAGAAGGCTCATGAAGAAAATCGCATCGGCGTACTTACTTATCCCGCCGTGTGAACCCGGAAACAGAATTACGGGAAGGTTCGAGCTTTCCTTTATGGCCCTAACAACGCTGTCGAGGACTTCCCCCTCGGCCCCAGTTGAGCCGCCAACCATTATCGCATCAACGCCAACTTCTTCGCTCATACTCGCCAGCTCTCCTGCAAGTTCGGGGGAAACGTCGTCTGGATCGAGGAGAACGAAGTGGAGCTTTTCCCTTTCCAGCTTCTCGTGGATGTAGGTTTCGACTTTTCCAAGCTTGAGCATACTTACACCCCCATAAACTTTCTGATGTCATCTTCACCCGTGGATTCGTCAATTAAGAGACAGTGCACGCCAAGACTATCAGCATGGGCACACATAGGTTTATCACGGGTTATTAGAGAGTATCCCCTCTCAAGGGCAAGGGCCAGGAAATAAGTATCAAATCCAGAGGGAGCCTCGGCAGACGCTATGGTCTTAGCGGTGTCAGATAATTTCTCTTCACCAATAATCTCAAAGGAGTTCTCAACGGCATTCCCAAGTCTCATTGCGAATTTTTGGTCGCCGCTTAGTCTTTTGGCAACACTAATAACTTCCACAACAGCAACTCTGGGGACTGCGACTTTCTTGTCCTTAGAAAGGGCCAGCACAAGGCGGCACTTATCAAGAATTCCCCTTCTCTGCTTCAATTGAGGATGATTCGAATTGTAAAAAAAGGCTCCTATAATGACGTTTGTATCAATAACGAACCCTCTTTCTCCCTCTAACATCGTCCAGCACTTCCTCGATATCTGTGTTAACGGGAATTCCCTCAACACTCTCCATTAAGTCCCAAATTGTTTCTCCAACAATAACTTTAACCTTGGCTCCCTTGGGGAGATTAACTTTCTTGAGGGGCCTAAACTTCTCCCCATCATAGACGGCCTCGATAACTGTCCCCATAGGTTTCCACCTTATTCCAATATTTCCTCGGCACTTTTAACGGTTTTCCAGCTGAGGCCAAGTCTGGTAAGAACTCCGACTAGGATTTTGTCAGGCTCCTCTTCGAAGCGGTAGAGGTTTGTGCTAACTCTGACGTCTCCAGCTCCGAAGCCTTCCACCGGCTCTCCAAACTTCGAGACCTCCAGCGAAAGCCTCTCCTCAAGTCTTTCTTCGCTCGGAATTAGATAGGCTCTCAAAAGTTCCGCCTCTTTGAGGAGGTAGTCAATGTGCCAGTGGAGCTTCTTGTCCTCTCTGAAGTGCCTTTCCACCCTCTTTTCGAGCGAGTTCATAGCGGAGCCGACGTAGACGTAGTAGCCCGCCTTTAAGGGAAACTCCCTGGCTTTAGTGCGGATGACTTTGTCGTTCTCCAGGAGGATTACGAGAAAGTAGGAACCCTTCATAGGTGGCAGTTTGCTGCAGGGTTTATAAAGAGTTCCACCGAGTCCTAAACAAAGGTGTTGATCATGGTCGAAGACAAAAAAAGAGAGGTCAAAAAGCGCCCCGTTGATGAGTTCGCGTGGCAGGAATACGACCTTGAAGAATTTAAAAGAACTTTTCCAGCCCTTGCGAGAGAGCTTGAGGAGGAACCTGGCCTGAGCATAGACGCCTACAGGACTTCCGAGGAGGAAGCCCTCGAAGAGGAAGAGCTTGAACTCCAGGACTTCTCCGGCTACAACCCGACGATAATCGACTTCCTGAGGCGGTGCGAAACCGACGATGAGGCTCTGGAGATAATCAACTGGATGGAGGAAAGAGGCGAGATAACCCACGAGATGGCGAAGGAGCTTAGGATAGTCCTGGCCAAAAAGGGAGTAAGGGCCTTCGGGCCGAAAAAGGAGTGGGGCTGGTACGAGAGACACGGCAGGCATTGAGATATCTTGTTCTTCCTGTTTTCTATGGGATTGTCAGCGCCCGCAACCCTTTAAAAGGCATTTTCCCAGTCCTGCCCGGTGGTGAGAATGCCAAGGATAGCGGTCATCGATTACGACAAGTGCAATCCGGATAAGTGCGGTCACTTCCTCTGTGAGAGAGTCTGCCCCGTGAACAGGATGGGCGGAGAGGCTATCATAATAGACGAGGAGAACTACCGCCCGATAATTCAGGAGGCGAGCTGTACGGGCTGTGGAATCTGCGTTCACAAGTGCCCGTTCAACGCGATAACGATAGTGAACCTTCCGGAGGAGCTTGAGGAAGGCTGCGTCCACCGCTACGGAATAAACGCCTTCGTCCTCTACCGCTTACCGGTAGTCAAGGAGGGTATGGTCGTCGGTGTCCTCGGTCCAAACGGAACCGGTAAGACGACGGCCGTTAAAATACTCTCGGGCCAGCTCATTCCGAACCTCTGCGGAAACAACGATAACTGGGACAACGTCATAAAGGCATTCCGCGGCAACGAGCTCCAGAACTACTTTGAGAAGCTCAAGAAGGGCGAGATAAGACCTATAGTCAAGCCGCAGTACGTTGACCTCATCCCAAAGGCCGTGAAGGGCAAAGTTAGAGACCTGCTCAAGAAGGCTGACGAGACCGGAAAGTTCGACGAAGTCGTCAAGGAGCTTGAGCTTGAGAATATCTTGGATAGGGAAATCCAGCAGTTATCGGGTGGTGAACTGCAGAGGGTTGCGATAGCAGCGGCCCTTCTCAGGAATGCCCACTTCTACTTCTTCGATGAGCCCTCAAGCTACCTCGACATAAGGCAGAGGCTCAGGATAGCGAAGACTATCAGGAGGCTCGCCGAGAGTGGAAAGAACGTTCTCACAGTCGAGCACGATTTAGCCCTGCTCGACTACATGAGCGACATAATCCACGTCGTCTACGGTAAACCGGGAGCCTACGGTATCTTCTCCCAGCCCAAATCAACGAGAAACGGAATAAATGAGTTCCTTAGGGGCTACCTGAGGGACGAGAACGTCCGCTTCAGGCCCTTCGAGATAACTTTCACCAAGACGGGTGAGAGAAAGGCCCAGGAGGGCGAGATACTCGTCCAGTACCCGAGGCTCGTAAAGGAGTATGAAAACGGCTCCTTCAGGCTTGAGGTCGAGGGAGGAGAGCTCTACGTTGGAGAAGTTGTTGGTATCGTCGGGCCGAACGGTATCGGAAAGACGACCTTCGTGAAGATGCTCGCCGGAGTTGAGAAACCCACAGAGGGAGAAGTTGACTGGTCGCTCACCGTCAGCTACAAGCCCCAGTACATCAAGACGGACTACGAGGGAACTGTCTTCGACCTTCTGAGCAAGATAGACGCCTCGAAGCTCATGAGCAACTTCTACAAGACTGAACTGCTCAACCCGCTCGGTATTCCCGACCTCTACGACAGACAGGTCAACGAGCTCTCCGGTGGCGAGTTGCAGAGAGTAGCCATAACCGCCTGCCTGATCAGGGATGCCGACATTTACCTCATCGACGAGCCTTCAGCCCATCTCGACGTCGAGCAGAGGCTGGCAGTATCAAAGGCCATCCGCTCGCTCATGGCCAAGAACGAGAAGACAGCGCTGATAGTCGAGCACGACGTCATGATGGTGGACTACCTCAGCGACCGCCTCATAGTCTTCGAGGGCGAGCCAGGAAAGTACGGAAGAGCACTCCCGCCGATGGGCATGAGGGAGGGAATGAACCGCTTTTTAGCCAACATCGGGATAACCTTCAGGCGCGACCCCGACACAGGAAGGCCGAGGGCCAACAAAGAGGGCTCAGTTAAGGACAGGGAGCAGAAGGAGAGGGGTGAGTACTACTACCTCTCAGCCTGAATTCACTCTTTTTCTGCCTTTTATTATCTCCATCTTGCGAAACCTATAAATTCCCCCAGACATTCTCCAGAAGGGGATGAAAAATGCTTCCACCAGGAAAACTACCTCCCGAGGCCCTTGAGAGGCTTTTTACCAAACTTGGCGCGAGCGACCCCCGGGTTCTGCTCGGCCCGGGTAAAGGAATAGATTTTGGAGCCGTTGACTTCGGCGAGAAAGCCTTAGTTGCCTCAACCGATCCGATAACTGGGGCGGTCGAGGACATCGGCTTCTACGCGGTTCATGTCAACGCCAATGACGTCGCCGTTGCGGGAGCGAGGCCAAAGTGGTTTTTAATCACGATACTCCTGCCCGAAGGGTCTGACGAGAGACTCCCGGAGAGGATAATGGACGAGATTGACAGAGAGGCAAAGAAGCTCGGTGTAGCGATTATCGGGGGCCACACCGAAGTAACCCCTGGTCTGGATAGGCCAATAGTCATTGGAACAATGCTTGGTGAAGTTGAGAGGGAAAAGCTTGTCAGGCCCGATGGGGCAAAGCCCGGTGACGCGATAGTCATGACGAAGTGGGCCGGGCTGGAGGGGACTTCAATAATAGCCCGCGAGAAGAGGGAAGAGCTAATCGGGGTATTCGGGAAGGACCTAGTTGAGAGGGCAGCCTCGCTTATAGACTACATCAGCGTCGTTCCTGAGGCGATCCTGGCGGCGGACTTTGGTGTCAACGCCATGCACGACCCAACGGAGGGAGGAATAGCCAACGGCCTCTACGAGATGGCGGATTCAGCCGGTTTGGGCTTCAGAGTTTTTCCCGACAAAATTCCTATACGGGATGAGACGAAGGCTATCTGCAGGTACTACAGCCTGAACCCACTAGCTCTCGTCGGTTCTGGTTCCCTCCTTATAGCGGTGAGCAGGGACCGTGCAAAGGCCCTCGTTGAGATACTCCTTTCGAGGGGGATAAACGCGGCCATCATCGGTGAGTTCCTAGCGGAGGAGAAAAGGGTCGCAGTCGTAAACGGGGAAGAAAGGCCCTTCCAGAGGCCAGAAACAGACGAACTTTGGAGAATCTTTGATGAGTAGCTATCTTATCTCAACTTCAACCTCTTTTACTTCCCCGTTTTCAAGTGTCCAGGCACGAAACTCTCCTGAAGGAGTCACTATGAGCCAGACGTTTCGCCACAGGTTCATGCCCCTGAGGTCTTTTTCTGAAGGGATTGGCGGGCACTTAAGGTGGGAGTGAAATACTCCAACGATTTCAAGCCCCTTCTTTTCAGCCTCGTCCAGAACCTCTGCAATTTCAAGGGGATCTATCTCAAATTCCACCGGTGAGTTGAGCCTGTTTCGGGTCTTCCTAGCTTCTTCCACGATTAGGACATTCCCTGCTTTTCTGCCAAGGAGGAATCCGCAAACTTCTATGGGGCTTTTCTTGGCAAGTTCAATGATCCTCTGGACGTCCTTTCGAGTCATAAAGAGCTTCATAACTCCACCGCCAGCTTGAGGCCTTCGTCCTCTTCGATCCCCCTGAGAATTGTGAGTATCTTTTCTTCGGGAATCTCTGTACTGCTCAGGAACTTTTTCACCTTTTTGATTTCTTCGGCCTTTCTCCCCTCTGAGCGGGCCTCAAGGTAGTCTAAAACAGCCAGAAGGATGCCTTTAAGCGTTCTATCCCCAAGAGGGACGGGCTTCCATCCGTTTTCATAAATGTAAAGGGCCTTCACAACTTCCCCGCCGCTTAAGGCTGAAACAGGCAATAAAGCTGGCCCCCTCGCCTGCAGGTAGTGGAGGAGGGAATCTCCCGAAAAACCCTCGGAGACAAGCGTGCTGTACGCTGCTTCCAGGGCTTTCAAGAGGGTCGCCAGCTTCTCAACCTTTGGCAGATTCTCCTTTGAGAGCATGGAGAGCTTGAGAACGGCCCTCTCCAGGGGTTCCTCCTCAAGGTTCACGACGAAGAGAACCCTGTCTTTCAGCGAAGTCCCCTCGGCGAAGGCCTTCAGGGCTATCCAGACTGCTCCGTTGCTCAGTATTCCGTATTTAACGCCCCTGCTGAAGCAATACCTTGCAAGCTGTCTCAGTGGTTCGTCCCGCTTCAGAATGTTAACGCCGAGGTTTTTAGCCTCAAGGAACGCAACCGTCTCACCGTTCAGAAAGAGCGCATAATCCGCTCTCCCGTCCTCGGTTCTCTCTTCCGGTCGAACTTCCTCAGGGTTGTTCCACTCCCAGCCGAGGGCCGTCATTATCTCCCCGATGAGGTGCTGTTTGACGGCCTCCTCATTTTTCTCATAGAGGGAGCGGTGTTTGCCAATGCGGGACATTACAGTAAGCACTGCACTCTCAAGCCCTAGCATCATAGCCCAGGCTCGTTTCATGACCTAAAAGCTTTTGTGGTCTAATGCCGTAAAATATACGGTGAGTGAGAATATGTGCAGGATACTCTTTGCCCGCGGTATTGGACAGGAAGTTGCACCCCTTTTTGATGCCCTGATAAAATCCGCACAAAACGACCCGTACCGGGAGAAGAGGAACAAGAAGACCCAGCACCCCGACGGCTGGGGGTACGTCCTTCTGAGGGAAGAAAACGTTACCCACTACAGATCGGTTTTACCAATATTCAACGATCCCAATGCTGAGAACCTGCTTAATTCCCTCACGGAAGAGGATTCCCAAGTCGTGCTGATGGCACACGCCCGGGCCGCTTCGCAGGGTGGAAAGACCCTCTTCAACGTTCAGCCGTTCCAGTTCTCCACAAGACACGGTTTCTCCTTCTGGTTCATGCACAACGGCGATCTGGACAAAGAAGCGCTCATCTGGAAAGCGGGGTTTAAGGGAGAAGAGCTAGTCAATGCCTCTGACAGCTACGTATTCGCGGCGTATCTCTCCAAAACCATAGACAATATCACACCCGAAGAGATTTCCAGGAGGTTCGTGCTTGGGCTGGAAACTACCAGAACCACGCTGAACACGGGAACACTGTTTTTACTGCCCGATGGAAGCTGGAGCGCGTTTATAACTGCCTACATGGTGAACAAGTATACAAACAGCCTCGATGACTGGAACTATGCCAGGCTCATAGAGCTCAAAGCCAATGACCTGTACGCAGTGGCTTCGTCCACGCTGGAGCTGTACCACGAAGCCCGGTGGAGAACTCTCAACAACGGGACTGCGATTTCAATAAGCGGGGATAAAATCGAACGCTTCTCCCTGGGTGATGCCTGTGGACCTTAGGGCGCCCATACGGGTGTATATGACTAAAAAGCTGATTGGAGTGAAGCCCGACGACACGGTGAAGAGGGCAGGGGAGGTAATGGTCGAGTTCGACATAGGCTCCCTCGTGGTCGTTGATGAAAACGGCGACGTCGTGGGCTTCCTGACAAAGGGAGACATCATAAGGCGGATGGTCATTCCCGGCCTGCCAAACACCACTCCCGTGAAGGAGATAATGACGAAAGACCTCGTAACCGTGCCCTCAACGGCCCCGCTGGGGGAAGTCCTCGATCTGCTCTCAAAGAAGGGCATCAAGCACGTCCTCGTGGAGGAGGAAGGAAAAATAGTGGGCATATTCTCGATAAGCGACCTCCTTGAGGCGAGCAGGAGAAGGCTTGAAACGGCCATAGCCGCGGAGTGATGGGTATGATACGGATAGCCCACATAAGCGACACCCACATCACCAACGAGGGAGCATTCAAGGGCTACGCCTTCGATCTCATCGTCGAGGAGATAAACAGGGGCAACTTCGACTTCGTCATCCACACAGGGGACATCACCAACCAGGGCCTCCGCGAGGAGTACGAGCAGGCGGCTTATCAGCTCAAGAAAATCCAAAAGCCGCTCGTTGTTCTGCCGGGCAACCACGACGTTAGGAACGTCGGTTACAAGCTCTTTGAGGACTTCATAGGACCTCTCAACGGCGTCTATGAGTTCAGGGACGGCGTCGTTATCTGGGTGGACTCGACTATTCCAGATCTGAGCGATGGAAGGATAGGCGGCCACAAGTTCCGCTGGCTTAAGGAGAGACTTGAGGAGTATTCCGACAGGAGGTTCAAGATCGTCGCTGCCCACCACCACCTCGTCCCGCTTCCCGACACTGGAAGGGAGAGAAACGTCCTGTTCAACGCGGGAGATGTTTTAGACCTCCTCTTAAGGCACGGGGTTACACTATACACCTGCGGCCACAAGCACGTGCCAAACGTCTACCGCGTTGAAGACCTCATAATAGACAACGCGGGATGTACCTCATGCAAAAAGACCAGGAAGGGTGATGTAAACAGCTACAACATAATAGAGCTCTACGACGACGGCAGGGTCAGGGTGACCATAAGGCGCGTCACGGGGGATGAGATCACAAAGGAGCACAAGCCCGTGAAGCCCAAGATATTCGTGCCCTCGGGAAGGAGGCTCTTCAGGATAGTCCAGATGAGCGAGAGCAACGTCTCCGACAGGGTTTACTTCAGGAGAAAGACCCTTGAGAACGTCGTCAGGATGATCAACGAGAGGCTCAGGCCTGACCTGGTGGTGCACAACGGCGACATGGTGGATGCGGGGATTGAAAGGTACTATGAGAGGGCCTACGAGTACTACAAGCTCGTTAAGCCGCAGAAAATCCTCGTTCCAGGCCACAACGACATAACTTACCTAGGACACGAGCTCTTCC
This sequence is a window from Thermococcus kodakarensis KOD1. Protein-coding genes within it:
- a CDS encoding DUF2095 domain-containing protein; the encoded protein is MVEDKKREVKKRPVDEFAWQEYDLEEFKRTFPALARELEEEPGLSIDAYRTSEEEALEEEELELQDFSGYNPTIIDFLRRCETDDEALEIINWMEERGEITHEMAKELRIVLAKKGVRAFGPKKEWGWYERHGRH
- a CDS encoding DUF4855 domain-containing protein: MGYGRTFGLWYLKWDGRDFRSLMKYHGDTTMSTVQEKLREVGIDSLVILDTGWGIEGKSMIYTGDPGEDAYTLSEFLSENVTMPYYVEIPYYKYRSDTPRGPDYWKRWIDVFVISSDYNLRGFYWNYECPMMFEAKAVGASWETVISELANRIHEAGFEFIWIPYMHYTTKSEIEGKRVFKKDSYNHHAAYYFDWVFLQPNYYKGELLPANSDTLKQWKMYVDDAKENLRNYRGVDNIYYEFECDGAVLNNPVYRQRACDYVQVLGKPPRRAYYYDVRVEALEYLNGVCDYV
- a CDS encoding M55 family metallopeptidase; amino-acid sequence: MRAFISLDLEGLPHVVSPEHLSVKKALYGEARKIATEVVKITAMTLHELGFEEVVVADSHGPMVNIIPEEMPGFVKLVRGFPRPMSMVAGSKGSDVALFLGYHARSGVGRATFDHTYSGSTIDWITVNGRPVSETLLNAYLLGEWGVPVILVAGDRALLESDVRDALPKTVGVPLKESFSRYSAISPSMEAINKLLIKGTKEAVKRWKEGAIKPLSVEKPVKVGVRFLNSGFADAAELCPLVRRIDGKTVEFETNSVEEAYKMIELLIFAATGVRAVFG
- a CDS encoding geranylgeranylglyceryl/heptaprenylglyceryl phosphate synthase translates to MLKLGKVETYIHEKLEREKLHFVLLDPDDVSPELAGELASMSEEVGVDAIMVGGSTGAEGEVLDSVVRAIKESSNLPVILFPGSHGGISKYADAIFFMSLLNSRNPFFITGAQALGAFQVKRYGIEPIPMAYLIIEPGETVGWVGDAKPIPRHKPKIAAAYALAGQYLGMRLVYLEAGSGAPQPVPPEMIGLVKRVIDVPLIVGGGIRTEEQARAAVKAGADIIVTGTAIEKAGSVEKAREKLEELNRGVKG
- a CDS encoding ribosome biogenesis/translation initiation ATPase RLI; its protein translation is MPRIAVIDYDKCNPDKCGHFLCERVCPVNRMGGEAIIIDEENYRPIIQEASCTGCGICVHKCPFNAITIVNLPEELEEGCVHRYGINAFVLYRLPVVKEGMVVGVLGPNGTGKTTAVKILSGQLIPNLCGNNDNWDNVIKAFRGNELQNYFEKLKKGEIRPIVKPQYVDLIPKAVKGKVRDLLKKADETGKFDEVVKELELENILDREIQQLSGGELQRVAIAAALLRNAHFYFFDEPSSYLDIRQRLRIAKTIRRLAESGKNVLTVEHDLALLDYMSDIIHVVYGKPGAYGIFSQPKSTRNGINEFLRGYLRDENVRFRPFEITFTKTGERKAQEGEILVQYPRLVKEYENGSFRLEVEGGELYVGEVVGIVGPNGIGKTTFVKMLAGVEKPTEGEVDWSLTVSYKPQYIKTDYEGTVFDLLSKIDASKLMSNFYKTELLNPLGIPDLYDRQVNELSGGELQRVAITACLIRDADIYLIDEPSAHLDVEQRLAVSKAIRSLMAKNEKTALIVEHDVMMVDYLSDRLIVFEGEPGKYGRALPPMGMREGMNRFLANIGITFRRDPDTGRPRANKEGSVKDREQKERGEYYYLSA
- a CDS encoding type II toxin-antitoxin system VapC family toxin, with the protein product MLEGERGFVIDTNVIIGAFFYNSNHPQLKQRRGILDKCRLVLALSKDKKVAVPRVAVVEVISVAKRLSGDQKFAMRLGNAVENSFEIIGEEKLSDTAKTIASAEAPSGFDTYFLALALERGYSLITRDKPMCAHADSLGVHCLLIDESTGEDDIRKFMGV
- a CDS encoding antitoxin family protein, whose product is MGTVIEAVYDGEKFRPLKKVNLPKGAKVKVIVGETIWDLMESVEGIPVNTDIEEVLDDVRGRKRVRY
- a CDS encoding GIY-YIG nuclease family protein yields the protein MKGSYFLVILLENDKVIRTKAREFPLKAGYYVYVGSAMNSLEKRVERHFREDKKLHWHIDYLLKEAELLRAYLIPSEERLEERLSLEVSKFGEPVEGFGAGDVRVSTNLYRFEEEPDKILVGVLTRLGLSWKTVKSAEEILE